A genomic segment from Microcella flavibacter encodes:
- a CDS encoding DeoR/GlpR family DNA-binding transcription regulator yields MYATERQQLVERLLADDGRVSVVDLARRFDVTTETVRRDLDQLETAGLLRRVHGGAVAADRASTIEPSLSDRVQQHGPAKTAIARRALDALGAGFRGSLFLDAGTTTAAVAAQLAERLAERTTTGTLAADRLDPAGIGLVTHAVVIAAQLAPALADAPGLALTVLGGRVRGLTGAAVGADTVRAIEQLRPDVAVIGTNGVAAGFGLSTPDPDEAAVKTAIVRSARRIVVVADADKLGRELLVGFARLDEIDVLVTDGHPDAALAAALADADVEVWRA; encoded by the coding sequence GTGTACGCAACGGAGCGGCAGCAACTCGTCGAACGGCTTCTCGCCGACGACGGCAGGGTCAGCGTCGTCGACCTCGCCCGCCGCTTCGACGTCACCACCGAGACCGTGCGCCGCGACCTCGACCAGCTCGAGACCGCCGGGCTGCTTCGCCGGGTCCACGGCGGCGCCGTCGCCGCCGACCGCGCCAGCACCATCGAGCCCTCGCTGAGCGACCGCGTGCAGCAGCACGGCCCCGCGAAGACCGCCATCGCCCGCCGCGCGCTCGACGCCCTCGGCGCCGGCTTCCGCGGCTCCCTCTTCCTCGACGCCGGCACGACCACCGCCGCCGTCGCCGCGCAGCTCGCCGAGCGCCTCGCCGAGCGCACCACCACGGGCACCCTCGCGGCCGACCGCCTCGACCCCGCCGGCATCGGGCTCGTCACCCACGCCGTCGTCATCGCCGCGCAGCTCGCGCCCGCGCTCGCCGACGCCCCCGGGCTCGCCCTCACCGTGCTCGGCGGCCGAGTGCGCGGCCTCACCGGCGCCGCCGTCGGCGCCGACACCGTGCGCGCCATCGAGCAGCTGCGCCCCGACGTCGCCGTGATCGGCACCAACGGCGTCGCCGCCGGCTTCGGGCTCAGCACCCCCGACCCCGACGAGGCCGCCGTCAAGACCGCCATCGTGCGCAGCGCCCGCCGCATCGTCGTCGTCGCCGACGCCGACAAGCTCGGCCGCGAGCTGCTCGTCGGCTTCGCCCGCCTCGACGAGATCGACGTGCTCGTGACGGACGGGCATCCCGATGCCGCCCTCGCCGCCGCCCTCGCCGACGCCGACGTGGAGGTATGGCGCGCATGA
- a CDS encoding DNA-directed RNA polymerase subunit beta, whose translation MAAEFSKPTLYWGDKFDSFEGGVDPASVLRTARKTAHALLERGRASDDPAVVERLVTYTDEHGIDAIAELWARSSARSLPGALWRIYLLRLVIRQDGEGTAFLFQRGAEQLASIDTVIAGAPTPTGPDEIIELADRILRGAFTGDFAIALDRAASFARILAAGCTSLADDADPVDAARASELTLRASRYALTADELTACARIYRAGNLD comes from the coding sequence ATGGCCGCCGAGTTCTCCAAACCCACCCTCTACTGGGGCGACAAGTTCGACTCCTTCGAGGGCGGCGTCGACCCGGCCAGCGTCCTGCGCACCGCCCGCAAGACGGCGCACGCCCTGCTCGAGCGCGGTCGTGCGAGCGACGACCCCGCCGTGGTCGAGCGACTCGTCACCTACACCGACGAGCACGGCATCGACGCGATCGCCGAGCTCTGGGCTCGGTCGAGCGCGCGCAGCCTGCCCGGCGCGCTCTGGCGCATCTACCTGCTGCGCCTCGTCATCCGGCAGGACGGAGAGGGAACCGCCTTCCTCTTCCAGCGCGGCGCGGAGCAGCTCGCCTCGATCGACACGGTCATCGCCGGGGCCCCGACCCCGACCGGCCCCGACGAGATCATCGAGCTCGCCGACCGCATTCTCCGCGGCGCCTTCACCGGCGACTTCGCGATCGCCCTCGACCGCGCGGCCTCCTTCGCCCGCATCCTGGCGGCGGGATGCACGAGCCTCGCCGACGATGCCGACCCGGTCGATGCGGCCCGCGCCAGCGAGCTCACCCTCCGCGCGTCGCGCTACGCCCTCACGGCCGACGAGCTCACCGCCTGCGCGCGCATCTACCGCGCCGGCAACCTCGACTGA
- a CDS encoding 1-phosphofructokinase family hexose kinase, translating to MIVTLTANPALDRTITLLAPLRPGEVQAAGSVREDAGGKGVNVARAVAAAGQPTLAVLPLAEHDAYAVPLQASGVAARRVPVHGAVRANLTIVDPAGETTKLNLSGSPLTDQDARALVSAVVDACAGARWLVLAGSLPPGAADDFYVRVVESVRAAHGGAAPRVAVDTSGPALRAVIDAGLADLIKPNDEELAELAGVALPEPAEGAPTDAEAHAAADAAVLAVARALVPARARAALVTLGSRGALLVTADGAWAARAPRIRLASTVGAGDSSLAGYLLAESAGGDEPERLRTAIRYGAAAASLPGTQPPAPHDLPADELEVLRLE from the coding sequence ATGATCGTGACCCTCACCGCCAACCCCGCGCTCGACCGCACCATCACCCTGCTCGCCCCGCTGCGGCCCGGCGAGGTGCAGGCGGCCGGCTCCGTGCGGGAGGACGCCGGCGGCAAGGGCGTCAACGTCGCCCGCGCCGTCGCCGCCGCCGGGCAGCCGACCCTCGCGGTGCTGCCGCTCGCCGAGCACGACGCCTACGCCGTGCCGCTGCAGGCCTCCGGGGTCGCCGCGCGCCGGGTACCCGTGCACGGCGCCGTGCGCGCCAACCTCACGATCGTCGACCCCGCGGGCGAGACGACGAAGCTCAACCTCAGCGGCTCGCCGCTCACCGATCAGGATGCTCGCGCCCTCGTCTCCGCCGTCGTCGACGCCTGCGCCGGCGCGCGCTGGCTGGTGCTCGCGGGCTCGTTGCCTCCCGGAGCCGCCGACGACTTCTACGTCCGCGTCGTCGAGTCGGTGCGGGCCGCCCACGGAGGGGCGGCACCCCGGGTCGCCGTCGACACCTCCGGCCCCGCACTGCGCGCCGTCATCGACGCCGGCCTCGCCGACCTGATCAAGCCGAACGACGAGGAGCTCGCCGAGCTCGCCGGCGTCGCCCTGCCCGAGCCCGCCGAGGGCGCCCCTACCGACGCGGAGGCGCACGCCGCCGCCGACGCCGCCGTGCTCGCCGTCGCCCGCGCGCTCGTGCCCGCCCGCGCCCGCGCCGCCCTCGTCACCCTCGGATCCCGCGGCGCCCTCCTCGTCACCGCCGACGGCGCCTGGGCCGCGCGCGCCCCGCGTATCCGCCTCGCCTCGACGGTCGGCGCCGGCGACAGCTCGCTCGCCGGCTACCTGCTCGCCGAGAGCGCCGGCGGCGACGAGCCCGAGCGGCTGCGCACCGCCATCCGCTACGGCGCGGCCGCCGCGAGCCTGCCCGGCACGCAGCCCCCCGCACCGCACGACCTGCCCGCCGACGAGCTCGAGGTGCTCCGGCTCGAATGA
- a CDS encoding PTS fructose transporter subunit IIABC, translated as MSPMITRELVSLDVALGDDKAAVIRSLAERVVAQGRATDAGALFDDAWAREQQDATGLPGGIAIPHAKSPAVTEPALVFARLAPAVDFGAADGPSDLVFLIAAPADAPQAHLAVLSKLARSLMQDDFTASLRAATDDEAVVAIVAEAIGEGPTAAEGATAAAPAAAPATAPAAAAAPTATASADATRHVDGRPARIVAVTACATGIAHTFMAADALTAAGTREGVELVVEPQGSSGYQALPREVIEAADAVIFATDVDVREPQRFAGKPVVRSGVKRGIEQPVQLIDEALAAARDPRGERVAGTADAGASTQAAATESFGRRIQRILLTGISYMIPFVAGGGLLIALGFALAGYTVTENAATIIIDNSLWNLPTPTDGLALGPVGLYLGSVFFMIGATSMGFLVSALAGYIAFAIADRPGIAPGFVAGAVAVLMNAGFIGGIIGGLLAGMVALWLTRLPAPRWLRGLMPVVIIPLVASIAASGLMVLVLGRPIAALMTGLTEWLNGLAGTSGIVLVGVILGLMMCFDLGGPVNKVAYAFATAGLAAASTDSTTPYLIMGAVMAAGMVPPLAMALASTVLSRSSFTPVERENGKAAWLLGAAFISEGAIPFAAADPLRVIAASMAGGAVTGALSMALGVQSLAPHGGVFVFFAITPFLGFLVSIIAGTVVTALIVVALKRFTRRPVAEVASPAPATAGATAGATA; from the coding sequence ATGTCCCCGATGATCACGCGAGAGCTGGTGAGCCTCGACGTCGCCCTCGGCGACGACAAGGCCGCCGTCATCCGCTCCCTCGCCGAGCGGGTGGTCGCGCAGGGTCGCGCGACCGACGCCGGCGCCCTGTTCGACGACGCCTGGGCCCGCGAGCAGCAGGATGCCACCGGCCTGCCCGGCGGCATCGCCATCCCGCACGCCAAGAGCCCCGCCGTCACCGAGCCCGCGCTCGTTTTCGCCCGGCTCGCCCCCGCCGTCGACTTCGGAGCGGCCGACGGCCCCTCCGACCTCGTGTTCCTCATCGCGGCCCCGGCGGATGCCCCGCAGGCGCACCTCGCCGTGCTCTCGAAGCTCGCACGCAGCCTCATGCAGGACGACTTCACCGCGAGCCTGCGCGCCGCGACCGACGACGAGGCTGTCGTCGCGATCGTCGCCGAGGCGATCGGCGAGGGTCCGACGGCAGCGGAGGGCGCGACGGCCGCGGCGCCCGCCGCGGCCCCCGCTACCGCCCCGGCCGCCGCCGCGGCCCCCACGGCGACGGCCAGCGCCGACGCAACCCGCCACGTCGACGGCCGCCCCGCCCGCATCGTCGCGGTCACCGCCTGCGCCACCGGCATCGCGCACACCTTCATGGCCGCCGACGCGCTCACCGCCGCCGGCACCCGCGAGGGCGTCGAGCTCGTCGTCGAGCCGCAGGGCTCGAGCGGCTACCAGGCCCTGCCGCGCGAGGTCATCGAGGCGGCCGACGCCGTCATCTTCGCCACCGACGTCGACGTGCGCGAGCCGCAGCGGTTCGCGGGCAAGCCCGTCGTGCGATCCGGCGTCAAGCGCGGCATCGAGCAGCCCGTGCAGCTCATCGACGAGGCGCTCGCCGCCGCGCGCGACCCCCGCGGGGAGCGCGTGGCCGGCACGGCCGATGCCGGGGCCTCGACGCAGGCCGCCGCGACCGAGTCGTTCGGCCGGCGCATCCAGCGCATCCTGCTCACCGGCATCAGCTACATGATCCCCTTCGTCGCCGGCGGCGGGCTGCTCATCGCCCTCGGCTTCGCGCTCGCCGGGTACACCGTCACCGAGAACGCGGCGACGATCATCATCGACAACTCGCTCTGGAACCTGCCGACCCCCACCGACGGCCTCGCCCTCGGCCCGGTAGGCCTGTACCTCGGCTCGGTCTTCTTCATGATCGGCGCCACGTCGATGGGCTTCCTCGTCTCGGCGCTCGCGGGCTACATCGCCTTCGCGATCGCCGACCGGCCGGGCATCGCCCCGGGCTTCGTCGCCGGCGCCGTCGCCGTGCTCATGAACGCGGGCTTCATCGGCGGCATCATCGGCGGACTGCTCGCCGGCATGGTGGCGCTCTGGCTCACCCGACTGCCGGCGCCGCGCTGGCTGCGCGGCCTCATGCCCGTCGTGATCATCCCGCTCGTCGCCTCGATCGCGGCCTCGGGCCTCATGGTGCTCGTGCTCGGCCGCCCCATCGCGGCGCTCATGACCGGCCTCACCGAGTGGCTCAACGGCCTCGCCGGAACCTCGGGCATCGTGCTCGTCGGCGTCATCCTCGGCCTGATGATGTGCTTCGACCTCGGCGGCCCCGTCAACAAGGTGGCCTACGCCTTCGCCACCGCGGGCCTCGCGGCGGCCTCGACCGACTCGACGACGCCGTACCTGATCATGGGCGCCGTCATGGCCGCCGGCATGGTGCCGCCGCTCGCCATGGCGCTCGCCTCCACGGTGCTCTCGCGCTCCTCCTTCACCCCGGTGGAGCGGGAGAACGGCAAGGCCGCCTGGCTGCTCGGCGCGGCGTTCATCAGCGAGGGGGCGATCCCCTTCGCCGCGGCCGACCCGCTGCGCGTCATCGCCGCCTCGATGGCCGGAGGCGCCGTCACGGGCGCGCTCTCGATGGCGCTCGGCGTGCAGTCGCTCGCCCCGCACGGCGGCGTCTTCGTCTTCTTCGCGATCACGCCGTTCCTCGGCTTCCTCGTGTCGATCATCGCCGGCACGGTCGTCACCGCGCTCATCGTCGTCGCGCTCAAGCGCTTCACGCGCCGCCCCGTCGCCGAGGTCGCGAGCCCGGCTCCGGCGACGGCGGGCGCGACCGCCGGCGCGACCGCCTGA
- a CDS encoding HPr family phosphocarrier protein has translation MVQKQATIASSAGLHARPAKLFVEKVQQTGIPITIAREGGAALNAGSILSLMGLGAEKGTVVSLEAEGEGAEAVLDELVAFLETDHDAA, from the coding sequence ATGGTTCAGAAGCAGGCCACCATCGCCAGCAGCGCCGGGCTGCACGCCCGCCCCGCGAAGCTCTTCGTCGAGAAGGTGCAGCAGACGGGCATCCCCATCACGATCGCCCGCGAGGGCGGCGCCGCGCTCAACGCGGGCAGCATCCTCTCGCTCATGGGGCTCGGGGCCGAGAAGGGCACGGTCGTGTCGCTCGAGGCCGAGGGTGAGGGCGCCGAGGCGGTGCTCGACGAGCTCGTCGCGTTCCTCGAGACGGATCACGACGCCGCCTAG